The following coding sequences lie in one Bacillus rossius redtenbacheri isolate Brsri chromosome 13, Brsri_v3, whole genome shotgun sequence genomic window:
- the LOC134538467 gene encoding ER membrane protein complex subunit 8/9 homolog: MCRNEVNMADLKFSARAYCKMILHAAKYPHCAVNGILLAEDIRNKGEAKGKEIFILDAIPLFHLCLHVTPMAEVALTQIDHWASSVGLHIVGYYLANEDIRDLSFERCNRIAEKVADNFSSACMVVIDNRNLTLNMENSALCVSQMVDGKWKSKDKSSISLARSCLDVAADLVQQCAYEALADFDNHLDDVARDWRNPALNRRVDEQAGAAD, translated from the exons ATGTGTCGTAATGAAGTTAACATGGCAGATTTGAAGTTTTCTGCTCGTGCCTACTGTAAAATGATACTGCATGCCGCGAAATACCCTCATTGTGCTGTAAATGGCATTCTTCTTGCGGAAGATATACGAAATAAGGGAGAGGCTAAGGGGAAAGAAATTTTCATATTAGATGCAATTCCTCTGTTTCACTTGTGTTTACATGTGACCCCAATGGCAGAAGTGGCGTTAACACAG ATTGACCACTGGGCCTCATCTGTGGGACTTCACATAGTTGGTTATTACTTAGCGAACGAAGACATCAGAGATCTGAG cttTGAGAGGTGTAATCGAATTGCGGAAAAAGTAGCGGATAATTTCAGCTCTGCCTGTATGGTGGTC attgaCAACAGGAACCTGACTTTAAATATGGAAAACTCTGCTTTGTGCGTGTCACAGATGGTTGATGGAAAGTGGAAATCCAAAGACAAGTCTAG CATCTCGCTGGCCCGGAGCTGCTTGGACGTGGCAGCGGACCTGGTCCAGCAGTGTGCCTACGAGGCTCTGGCCGACTTCGACAACCACCTGGACGACGTGGCCCGGGACTGGCGCAACCCGGCGCTCAACCGGAGGGTGGACGAGCAGGCGGGCGCGGCCGACTAG